The Polyangium mundeleinium genome contains the following window.
AATGGTCTGCCGCACCGCCGGCGGAAGGCAGCTCTTCGACCTTCGTTATGGTGACATCCCCGGCGATCACGTCGGGTACGGCCTGCACCGCGGCGTCCTCTTCGAGCACCTCTTTCGCGCGGTGTGCGCGGCGAACGTGAACTTGCGCCTCGGCGTGACCGTCGAGAATCTGGAGAACGCCGGAAAAGGCCGCGGCTTGTATTTCCTCACGCCCGAGGGCGAGCGCCTCGGGCCGCACGCAGCGTGCGTCGTCGCCGACGGCGCGCGCTCGCAGCTCCGCGACGACACCACGATCGGCAAGCGCATTCGACCCTATCCGTGGGGCGCATTGTGGTTTGTCGGGGAGGACCCCGGCGGCACGTTCCGGGGCGAGCTCGCGCAGGTCGTGCGCGGGACTGAGCACATGGTGGGCCTCTTGCCGACGGGGTTCGGCCCGGGGGACGGGCCGGCCACGGACAAGATCAGCCTCTTTTATAGCCTCCCCGTCGCGGGCCTCGACGCCTGGCGTGAAGCCGGGCTCGACGCGTGGAAGAGCGAGGTGCGCGCGCTCGCGCCGTCCGCCGCGCCGGTGCTCGATCAGATCGACTCCGCCGACGAGGTCCTCTTCGCGCGGTATCACGACGTCTCGATGTATCCGTGGAACGACGACCGCGTCGTGTACCTCGGCGACGCGGCGCACGCGATGAGCCCGCAGCTCGGCCAGGGGGCGAACCTCGCGTTATGGGACGCGATGGTCCTCGCGGAGCAGCTCGCGGCGCACGAATCCTTGCCCATCGCGCTCGACGCGTATTCGCGCGCCCGCCGCTCCCAGCTCGATTATTACCAGTTCGTCACGCGCTGGCTCACCCCGTTTTTCCAGAGTGACCTCGCGCCGCTCGGCTGGTTGCGCGACCTCGGGTTTCCCCTCGCCACGGCCTTGCCCTTCCTGCGCCGCTTGATGGTGCGCAGCATGTGCGGGATCGCGCAGGGAATCGGGATCGACGCGCCGATCGTATTGCCGGCGCCCGATCCCGTCCCTCGGCTCGGCCCCGCCGCCTGACGATCATTTCGGCGCGTCGATGACCGCCACCGTCCACTGCGGGCTGACGTATTGCGCCGTGATGCTCTGGCCGGGGATCCAGAAGGCCGGCTGGCTCGGGTCGGCCGTCCCCGCCGCGAGTTTTTCCCGATCGAGCGCGGTGATCCAGAGCTGCTTGCATTGCCTCTGTCCCTGGACGAGCCCGCACGCGGGGGTGTTTTGCGGCGTCAGCTTGTGCCCGTACGGTCGCTCCGACGCGTAGGCGAGCCATACCCATTTCTTCCCGACCGACGGTGCCCATTGCGACCACGTGCTGCTCCAGACCTTCTCCGGGCCGTTCGGCGCGCCCCGGCCGAGCTCGAGCACGGTCCCATCGCTCCGCCGCACGACCGCGATGCGGCCCGAGAGGTTGATGAGCGATTGTTGCGTCTTGATCGACCACCACCCGTCGGCCCGCGTGAACGAGATCGCTGCGCCGTCCGGTGAGATGCTCGGCAGCACGTTGTTCTCGCCCGTATCCGGGTTCGTCCCCGGGGCCGGGGGCGCGGCCACGAGCACCTTGGGCGTGCCGAACTGGAACGAGCCGTCGGCCATGTATTTCACGGACATCTCGACGATCGAGCCGAGCACCGTGTCGTCGCCGAGGAGGCGCACGTAATTGGAGTTGTTGTCGTACGCGGTGAACACCACGAAATCACCACCCGGCGACCAGTCTGGCATCAAGGTCGCGTGGCCCACGGCCGTCGGGAGTTCGCCAATCGCCTCGGCGAGGTTGTTCGCGATCGGCTGGTTCGTATCGGGATCGACGAGCAGGAGCCGCACCGTGCCCGGCGTGTTTTGCGGGACGTTGTCCGGTGACGTATAGATCATCGCAGGCCGCGTATTGTCTTCGAGCGGATTGAACGCGGCGTACGTCCCGCGGACGGCGGGGCTCGGCGAGATGGTGGATGCGTAAAGTTTCTGTGTGTCGTCGTAGGCGAGCGCGCCGAAATTGAAATTGCCCCCGTCGAAGCTATACGCGAATCGCTTGCCGTCGCGTGAGATGCGGTGGCAACCGGAGCAGGGCTGCCCGGAGGAGAGCGCGGGGCTGTTCGTCGGTAGCGGGACGTCCGTGCCCTTGATGATGTCGAGCACGCGGAAGCTGCCCGTGGACGATTGCCACACGTAAATCGCGCTCTCGTCGATCCCGTCGGAGGCGACCGTGAGCGAACGCGGACTGCCCGCGCGGAGCATGGCATTCGGCCCGAGCCCGTCGACCGAGAGACTCACGGCCACGTCCGGGCTCGACTGCGCGACCTTCGTCCACACGTCGGCGGGGAACACGAGCTCCCGCCCGGTCGTGAACAGCGTGATGTCGAGGATGTCGGGGCTCGTGATGCGGACGCGATAGACGTTGCTATCGCCGCCCGGCGTCCATTGCGCCTCGATGGGCGGCAGGTTCGCGGGCAGCACCACGCCGTCCTCGGGGTATTCGAGGGCCGGGGCATTCGCGGGATCCGGATCGGCCGGCGCGGCGTCGAACGAGGCCTTCGTCGAGGCGTCCGTGCCCGGGAGGAAGACGTCGCCGCGGAGCGTCAGCGTGAGGGACGCCTCGGCCGTCACGCCGTCGTACGTCGCGAAGACCTTCGACTTGCCGCCGATCCCTTTCACCGAGACATTGCCGCCCACGACGTCGGCGAGCGCGGGGTTTCCCACGAACCATTCGACCTCGCTCGTGACATCGACCTCGGCCTCGCCTTCTCGTTTCGCATAGGCGCGATGCGGGATGGCGGGGGCCGTGCCCGAGAGGTCGAGCGTGAGGGTGGTCTCGGGCGGATCGATGCGGAGCGTGACGGCCGCGGGCGCGTCTGTCCCCGCGTCTTCGTTCGCGCCGCCGGGTCCGGTGCCGGTCCCCTGCGTATCGGAGCAAGCGGAGGCGGCCGCGCCGAGGACGGCGAGGCCGAGGGCGAAGAAAAAAACGTGTCGAGGGCGAGGTCGCATGCAACGAGGATACACGAGATCCAGGGCACGCAGGGGCTCGTTGCAAGGTTCTTGGCCCTTCCTCCGCGCCCGTGCCACTCACCTCGGACCCTGTCACAGCGGAAGGAAGAGCCTTGATTCGACCCATCGCCGTCCTCGTCGCAGGTATGCTCCTTTCGAGGCCGGGGATGCCGAAGGACGAGGCGAATCGTTATGCCCGCGTCCTCGCCGAGGTCGCGGCGGCGCGTGGCTTCGACCCGCTCATCGCCGTGGCCATCGTACATTTCGAGACGCAGTGGCGGCCCGCGCTCGTCTCGGCGGACGGGGAGGATTACGGCCTCGGGCAGGTGCGCGCCCGATTCGCGGGCGCCTGCCGCGAGGACGCCGATCCGGTGAACGCGCCGAGCGAGGCCTGTCAGCGCGTGAAAGACTCGCTGCTCGACGGCGCGACGAACCTCCGGCGGATGGGCGGGATCATCGCGGCCAACATGGAGTTCTGCAAGGCAAGGACCGGCAGCGCGAAGACCGAGCGCTGGCTCTCGGGCTACCAGGGGTATGGCGACCCCGCGCGCGGGCGCTTCTGCGAGCCGGGCGAAAAAACGCGGATCGTCATCGATTACTACAAGGAGCTCGTCGCGAAGCTCGCGCCGAAGCCGTTGCCCGCGCCGAAGCCGAAGGCCACGCGTCCTCCGCCGCCGGACCACGGCGCGGAGCCCACGCGCGCGGCGCGACCGTCGAGCCCGGAGCGCGGCGTGAAGACGGTCGCGGCGAAGAAGAACGAAAGCACGAAGAAAGCGCCACGCGCAAAGGCCGGCAAGCCGAACGCGACGCGGCCCTCGCAAAGGAAGACGCGATGACCGAGATCATCAAGCTGTCGGGACCGGGGAAAAACGCGCTTTCGAGCGTCATGATGCGCCACGTCCTCGAAGGCCTCGACAAGGCCGCAGGCGCGCCCGTCCTCCTCACGGGCGAGGGCGACGCGTTCTCCGCGGGGCTCGATTTGAAGGAGGTCCTCTCGCTCGACGCCGGCGGCATGATCGCCTTCTTGCGCCTGCTCGAGCAATGCATGACGACGCTTTATCTGTACCCGGGGCCGACGATTGCCGTCGTCAACGGTCACGCCATCGCGGGCGGCTCGGTGCTCGCGGCTTGTTGCGACGTGCGTATCGCGACGAGCAAGCCGACCGCGAAGATCGGCCTCAACGAGACCGCGCTCGGTCTTCGGTTTCCGCCGCGCATCCTGGCGATTTTGCGGCGTCGCCTCCCGCCCCAGCACATCGATGAAGTTCTCCTCGGCGCGGGCCTCTTCGATCCCGAGAAGGCCCGGCGCCTCGGCCTCGTCGACGAGGTGGCCGACGACCCGTACGAGGTCGGCCTCGCGCGCCAGGCAGAGCTCGCGAAGCATCCCGCGGAGGTGTATGCGCAGACCAAGCGAGACCTGCGCGGCACGGCGGACGACCTTCACCCCGAGGCTGATCACGCCCGTGCTGTCGACGACAGGCTCGCCTCCTGGACCTCCGACGTCGTGCGCATGAAGGTCCTGTCCGCGCTCAAGCGCTGAGCACGCATTTCAAGGAGAGAGCCCGCCTGCCGACGTCGCCTCGATCGAATCGGCGAGCGGGCATTTGTCCATCCCGATCTCCTTCGCTTTCGCGCGGATCATCTGCGCCTGCTCCTCCGGGCCCTTCACGCTGACGAGCGTACGAAACTCGATTCCGTCGGGGTTCTCGATGTGATCGGCGAGCCACGTCGTCCGCTGCTGCCCGATCGCGAGCGGATCCTCCTCCGCGGTGAGCCCGGCGCGTTGATCGACCTCGCACATGAGCTTCACGGCGTCGGCGAAGGTTTGTCCGGTTTGCGGGGCGGCCGGGGGCTCCGGGGCCTGGGAGGCGCAACCGACGGCGAGGACGATCGAGATCGAGAACGAGGCGAGGATCCGGGAACGTTTCATGCCGCATGGACACGGAAGCCCCGGCTGCTTTGGGTGTCCGCGAGGCTTCGTCAGAGCGCGGGCATCGCCGCCGCGGGGACGGACGCTTGCCGGACGGGCTTCTCCGCCTTCGCGCGCTTCACGCCGCGCAGCATCGACGTCTTTCCCACCGCGATGTCGACCATCTTCTTCACCCGCGAAAAGACGCTCTCCTGCACGTAGGGGATCCCGTACTTCTCGCAGAGCGCCTTCACCTTCGGCTGCACCTGCCGATATTTCAGCATCGGGATGTCGGGGAAGAGGTGGTGCTCGATCTGGTAATTGAGCCAGAGGTGCGCGTAATCGATGAGGTCGCCGCCCGTCTTGAAATTCGTCGAGCCGATCACCTGCCGCACGAAAAACTCTGCGCGCGAGGCCGGGCGGTCGTCGAAGCGATAAAGGTCGTCGCCCGTGTGGTTCGGGACGATGACACAGAACGTGTGCAGGTTCGTGATTGCCTCGGCCATCAGCGAGTTGCAGAACGCGCTGAAGACGCCCCAGGGGCCGAGCGGGAGATAACAGAGCGGGAAGAGCCCGAAATGGACCCCGGCATAGGGCAGGTAGCACTTGAGCAAGAGCTCCTGCGTCTCGCCCTCCTTCGAGGGGGCCACGCCGTCCCGCTCGGCGTGGCGCGCGCGATAGACTTCCAGCGTGCTCGGCGCATAATACGAAGCCCGCCAGGTGAGCGCGAGGGCGCCGAGGAGGCCATAACGGACCGGCATGGAATGTTCGCGCAGCCCCTCGGTGTTGCGCTCGACGAGGTCCCGATCGTCGAGCTCGCCGGTGTAGGAGTGGTGCAGAACGTTGTGCTCGTAAATCCACGCTTCCGGCAGAATCCAATCGCACCAGTCAAGAAATCGCCGGTTTCCGCGGGCGAAGACCTTGCTCGTGTACCGCGCAGGCACGCCCGGCACCTTGTCGTAACCACGATGACCGATGTGATGCATGAGGATCCACCGCGTCGATCGACCGATGCTGAGCAGCAATGCACTCGCGGGGTTCGGCGCGAGGCCCGCGGTGAGCAAGCCGAGCGCGGTGCAGGTGCGCCCCCAGCGCTCGAACTTGTAGAGGTGCCGCAGATCCTCCTCCCCGAGCGCGTCGTCGATTTCGCGCCGCAGGGCCTTGATGTCTGCGTGGAATGCTTCGAGGTCGATCGTGGAGAGGTCGAAAGGAAGGGGCTTTTGCATGGCGTCGGGCGGCTCGCTCTAGCACCCTTCCCATCGGACGGGAAGCGCCGTAAGCTCG
Protein-coding sequences here:
- a CDS encoding FAD-dependent oxidoreductase, whose product is MKPIDVGIIGCGTAGSAAALFLSRAGHRVTVYERVPDPGPVGAGVMLQPTGQAVLGLLGLREAVLARCTPITRMVCRTAGGRQLFDLRYGDIPGDHVGYGLHRGVLFEHLFRAVCAANVNLRLGVTVENLENAGKGRGLYFLTPEGERLGPHAACVVADGARSQLRDDTTIGKRIRPYPWGALWFVGEDPGGTFRGELAQVVRGTEHMVGLLPTGFGPGDGPATDKISLFYSLPVAGLDAWREAGLDAWKSEVRALAPSAAPVLDQIDSADEVLFARYHDVSMYPWNDDRVVYLGDAAHAMSPQLGQGANLALWDAMVLAEQLAAHESLPIALDAYSRARRSQLDYYQFVTRWLTPFFQSDLAPLGWLRDLGFPLATALPFLRRLMVRSMCGIAQGIGIDAPIVLPAPDPVPRLGPAA
- a CDS encoding enoyl-CoA hydratase/isomerase family protein, with the translated sequence MTEIIKLSGPGKNALSSVMMRHVLEGLDKAAGAPVLLTGEGDAFSAGLDLKEVLSLDAGGMIAFLRLLEQCMTTLYLYPGPTIAVVNGHAIAGGSVLAACCDVRIATSKPTAKIGLNETALGLRFPPRILAILRRRLPPQHIDEVLLGAGLFDPEKARRLGLVDEVADDPYEVGLARQAELAKHPAEVYAQTKRDLRGTADDLHPEADHARAVDDRLASWTSDVVRMKVLSALKR
- a CDS encoding fatty acid desaturase family protein, translating into MQKPLPFDLSTIDLEAFHADIKALRREIDDALGEEDLRHLYKFERWGRTCTALGLLTAGLAPNPASALLLSIGRSTRWILMHHIGHRGYDKVPGVPARYTSKVFARGNRRFLDWCDWILPEAWIYEHNVLHHSYTGELDDRDLVERNTEGLREHSMPVRYGLLGALALTWRASYYAPSTLEVYRARHAERDGVAPSKEGETQELLLKCYLPYAGVHFGLFPLCYLPLGPWGVFSAFCNSLMAEAITNLHTFCVIVPNHTGDDLYRFDDRPASRAEFFVRQVIGSTNFKTGGDLIDYAHLWLNYQIEHHLFPDIPMLKYRQVQPKVKALCEKYGIPYVQESVFSRVKKMVDIAVGKTSMLRGVKRAKAEKPVRQASVPAAAMPAL